The sequence below is a genomic window from Halolamina litorea.
CCAACTCCATCACGAGGACGTTCCGCTGGACCGCGATCGGCGTCGGCACGCGGACGCCGGCCTTCCGGGCGCGTTCGAGGTTGGCGAACTCCTTGCGAGTCCACGCGAGCACGGTCGCCTTCTTGTTGTTCTCCAGTCCCTCGAAGCGGGGGTCGCCTTCGAGGTACTCCCGCATGTGCCGGAAGTCGGAGGCGTTGATCCGGTATATCTTGACGGCGACGTTGCCCGACTCCCCGCGGGCCTCGTAGACGTTGGCCTCCTTGCCCGTCGACAGCGGGCCGCCGAAGGCACCGACGTGGCCGTCCTGTACGAGCTTGTACAGCGCGCCCAGCGTGGCGTCGTCGAAGACGCTCTGTTCGACCTTGAACCGCTCCGTGTTCTTCAGGCGCTTGCGGAACTCGTCGAACTCGCGGTCCTGCCGGCGGGCGGTGCTGTCCTCCTCGGTGTCGGCGACCTCGATCTCCTCGAACTCGTCGCCGGGCTTCGCCATCTCCTCGTCGACGAAGCCGTAGTCCTCGCTCATTCACCCGGGCTTGGGGGTCGTCGCGTAAAAGGGTGGTCCGACGTAGTTTCGCGGGCTGGGGGCGGTCAGACCCCTTCAGCCACGTACCCGCCCTCCCGCAACTGCTCGGCGTCGCGGTTGTCGTAGCGGTACTCCACGTCGGCTTTCTCCTCCTGCCAGTCCCACGGGCTGATGAGCACCAGATCACCCTCGCGGATCCAGTCGCGCTTGCGCATCCGTCCGGGGATGCGGGCGGTGCGCTCCTGCCCGTCGGCACAGCGCACTTTGATCCGGTTCGCGCCGAGCATCTCGACTACCTCGGCGAACTGCTCGTCGTCCTCGGGGGCCCGGACACCCTCGGGGAGGTCGTCGTCGCTCATGGTCGCCGGCTTGGGCGCTATCGGGGTTAAGGGCTGTGGGAACGCGCCCGCCGAGCTATCGACCCGCGATCGCTCGTGCTCCCATTCTGCCCCCGGAAAAGTCGGACCGTCGTCGTTTTCACGTCGCCCCCCGGAGCCGGGGCCATGTACGACCGACTCGGAATCGGCGGTATCGTCGGCCTGCTGTTGACGCTCGGCGGCATCGCGCTGGTCGCGTGGCAGGAACCCATCGTCGCCGCCGGCCTCGCGTTCGTCCTCGCGGGAATCGGGCTGGTGGTCCGCGCGCTCGTCGGGAACGTGATGCGGCAGTTCGGGATGGTCTGAGCTATATAGCGCTACTAGCACGGGTTAAGTGATCGCCGGACAACAGCTGTGTCGATGCAGCGACGTGCCCTCCTCGCCTCCACGAGCCTCGCTTTCGCCGGCTTCGCCGGCTGTACCGGCTTCGGGCCGGACACCGCACCGGCCCACACGGTCACCGTCTACAACGTCGACTCCGAGGTCACCCGCGAGGTGACCGTCCGGATCGAGAACGACGGTGGCGAGACGGTGTTCGAGCGGACCGCGACCTTCGACGCCGAGAACGAGGCCGACGAGAACGTCCCGTTCCCCGAATCGGCCGAACCGGAGACGGTGTTCGTGACGGTGAACGGGACCGACTTCGAGCGTGACTGGCCGATGACCGACTGCGACGGCGAGAACTGGGCCGGGATCGAGGTCCGGATCCGCGGCGGCGCCGGCTCGGCGCCATCGGTCGAACTGGGAACGCGGTGCCAGCACGTCGCGACGACGCCGACGTAGGGGTTCACTCGTGCACAGCCACGGCACCGGCTCCGTGCGGCCGACTCGGAGTCGGCCGCCAGTCACGCGCCGTGGCTGGCTATGCCCGCTGTTTCTGCAGCATCTCCCGCCCCGGCTCCACGAGTTCGTCGAGGTACGTCGCCAGCGTCGGCTTCGCGTCGGCGGGGTGGAGTTCGCCCGAGGCGAAGTCGGCCTCCAGTTCCTCGTAACTCCCGTAGGTCAGGTCGCCGCCGTACTCCTCGGGGCGCTCGACGACGACGGTGTCGAAGCGCGGGAACACGTGGTACTCGAAGATTTCGAGCACGGGGTTGTTGCGCTCCTCACCGTCCTCGGTCGGCTCGGGGTCGACCTCGCCGGCCGGGCAGTAGGCGCCGTTGACCTTCTCCTGGATCTCCTCGGTCGAGTCCTCCATCGAGATGGTGACGCCGGAACTGCTCGACATCTTGCCGATCCCCGTCGAGAGCTCCGAGATCAGCGGCGTGTGCAGGCAGGTCGGGGAGTCGTAGCCGATGCTCGGGAGCGTGTCCCGGGCGAGCATGTGGACCTTGCGCTGCTCCATCCCGCCGACCGCGAGGTCGATGTCGAGGTACTCGATGTCGAGCGCCTGCATCAGCGGGTAGACCGCCTGCGAAACCGTCACGGAGTCGCCCGAACCGATCTCGGACATCGCCCGCTCGGCCCGCGAGAGCGTGGTCTCCAGTTCGAGCGCGTGGAGGTCAAGCGTGTACTCCTCGTCGAACTGGAACTCCGAGCCGAGCACGAACTCGGTGTTCTCCTCGTCGAGGCCGTAGGCGACGAACTGCTCCTGCATCCGGGTCGCCGTCTCGCGGATCTCGTCGAAGGTCCCCTTCCCATTGAGGTAGGCGTGTACGTCCGCGAGCAGGATCACGACCTCCATCCCCGCCTCCTGCAGGTCGATCAGCTTGTTCGCGCCGAGCATGTGGCCGATGTGGAGGACGCCGGAGGGCTCGTAGCCGACGTAGGCGCGCTTGCCGTCGGGATCGGCTGCCAGCTCCTCGACCTCCTCCTCGGTGACGACCTCCGCGGCGTAGCGGGTGATCAGGTCGTGTGCGTCCATACCCGGACTGCCCGCGGCGAGCGGTTAGGCTTTCTGGATGCGTGCGGACGGCGCCGCTTACCTGAACAGCACCGTCGGCTTCGTCTCCACGTCCGCGACCGACTGGTCGGCGGCGATGGCGGGCACGCGAACGATTGCCGCCGTCCCGTCGCCGTCACCCCGTGGCGAAATCTGGAAGGAGCCGCCGTAGCGGGTGACGGTCCAGTTGACGAGCCAGAGCCCCAGCCCGGAGCCGTGTTCGAGCGCCGTCTCGGAGCCGCTCGTGACGACCCGGCGCTCCATCTCGCCGATCCCCGGCCCGTCGTCGGTGATGACGACCTCGACCCACTCCCCGTCGTCCCGGACCGTCACGTCGGCGGTCGGCGCCGACGAGGGGTTGTGCTTGACAGCGTTCTCAAGCAACTCCGTCAGCGCGCCCGACAGTTCGGTGCCGGCACAGACGGCCCGCTCACTCCCGATATCGACGGCGAACGTCGCGCCCGGGTACCGCTGTCGGGGCCCTTCCAGGGCCTCTCGGAGAAGTTCCTCCGGGTCGAGCCGCGTCGGCTCCCGGTCGCGCTGGATGTACTGCTCTAACTCCCTTGCGTGCTCGCCCAAGTCCACCAGGGAACTGGCGATCCGTTCGATCCGCTCGCTCGCGTCCCGCACCCCCTCCGAGTCGGCGCTCTGGATCGCCTTCGCCCAGCCGGCGACCGCGTTCATGTCGTTGCGGAGGTTGTGCCGGAGCACGCGGTTGAGCAACTGGATCAGCTTCTCGGTGCGCCGCCGTTCGGTCACGTCGGTCTGGAAGCCGAGGTAGTGGCGCAGCCGCCCCTCCTCGTCGAAGACGGGGTTGACTTGGACGCGGTTCCAGAACGGCGTCCCGTCGCGGCGGTAGTTGATGAGTTCGACCGTCGTCGGCTCCTCGGCCTGGATGGCCTCCCGTAGCTCGCCGACGGGGTCGGGGTCGGTCGCCTCGCCCTGCAGCATCCGACAGTTCCGACCGAGTAGCTCACTCTCGTCGTACCCCGTGATTCGCTCGAACCCCCTGTTGACGTAGATGAGCGGCTGTCCCGGCTCGTGGGGGTCGACGATCACCACGCCGACCTCCGCCTCGTCGAAGGCACGGTTCTTGATTCGCAGTTCCCGCTCGCGCTCCTTCCGGTCGGTGATGTCGCGGCCGACGCCCTGTACCCCGACGACCTCGCCGTCGTCGCTGATCGGCGTCGCGTTGACTTCCAGCACGACGACCTCGCCGGACTGGTCGAGGAAATCGAGTTCCAGCCCCTCGACCTGTTCGCCGTTCAGGGCCTCCGCGTACTGGGGCAGCGCCGTCGCGGCGGCGTCCTCGGTGACGAACTCGTAGAACGGCTCGTCGACGAGATCAGCCGGCTCGTACCCCAGTATCGGTTCGACGGCCGACGAGACGTAGGTGAACGTCGAGCCGGGGCCGAGCCGGAACAGGATGTCGAAGCTGTTCTCGGCGATCCCCTCGAAGCGCTGTTTCTCCTGCTGGAGGCGTGCGTTCTGGGCCTCGATGTCGCGCTCGTAGCGCCGCCGTTCGAGCGCCGTACTGATGAGCCGCGCCAGCAGTTCGAGGAACAGCTCCCCCGCCTCCGAGAACTGCCTGTCGCGTACCTCCTCCTTGGCGAAACAGACGGTCCCGTACACCTCCCCGTTGACGGTGACTTTCGTGCCGATGTACGTCCCGAGGTCGAACACGTCGATGGCCCGCTGGTCGATCACCGAGTCGTCCGCGTTCCGAACCGCCAGCACGCCCTCCGCCTCGACCGTCCGCCGACAGTACGCCGACTTGAGCGGGCAGCTTTCGCCGGGTTGGATCAGGTCGTGGTCGCCGACCGAACGGACGATCTCCTGTCGCTCGTCGCTGACGCGGGTGAAAAAGCCGATCGGCAGGTCGAAGTAGTCGCTCCCGACCCGCAGCGCCTCGTCGATCTGCGCTTCGACGCCCACATCGGTTCCCGAAAAAACTTCGTAGAGCCGCTCACGCGGCGAAACCGATTCCATAGGCGGACCTTACGTCGAGACGGTTAAATAACCTGCCCGTGGCCGAAGGTGCCGCCGGGGACCGATCGGCGCACAGGGTTTACCAGTCGGCGTACCAACAGCCGGACATGATCGGCCAAGGACCGCTGCCGGAGTGGCTGCGGGAGGTGCTCTCGGTGTACGACCCGGTGCTCTCGGAGCTGTTCTGGTTCACCGTCGGGTTCGGCGTCGTCTATCTCGTCGGAACGGTCGCTGTCGCCCCCATCGTCTCCCGCGTCGTCAGGGCGCGAAACCGGAACAACCCAACCATCCAGACCGCGACGAACACCTACCTCCGGGTGCTGGTGGTCGCCTTCGCCACGCTGACGGGGACCATCGCCGCCGGCTACGGCAACGTCCTCTCTGAGTCGGCGGTCATCATCGCGGCGATCACGTTCGTCCTCGGCATCGCCGGCCAGCAGGTATTCGGGTCGCTGATCAGCGGCATGTTCCTCGTTGCCGACCCCGACTTCAACGTCGGCGACTGGATCGCGTGGCCGGGCGGCGAGGGGACCGTCGAGGCCGTCGACTTCCGTGTCACCCGCGTTCGAACGCCGGACAACGAAACCATCGCGGTGCCGAACACCGAACTCACGAGCAACGCGCTCACCCGGCCCTACGGCCGGGACCAGTACCGCATCACCGAACAGGTGTACGTCGCCTACGAGGACGACGCCGAGCGGGCGCTGATGGAACTCCAAGCGACCGCCGCCGAACTCGAGGCGGTTCTCGAGGAGCCGTCCCCGAACGCGCGCATCCTCGAACTCGGGGAGAACGCGATCACCGTGCAGGCCGAACTGTGGACCCAGGACCCGCTCAACTCCGACATCCAGACCGTTCGATCGGACTTCCGGCGACTGGTGAAACGCCGCTTCGACGAGGCGGGGATCACGATCGCGCCGCCGTCGGCGCAGTCGCTCACGGGGGAAGTCGCGGTGACGGAGCGACAGAGCGAGGGGTCGGGTCGGTAGGCGCCTATCCGGACGCCGCCAGCACCGTCAGCCACGACCCGAGGACGACCACCAGTGGCCCACCGAGGTACCGGATCTGTTTCTGCAGCATCGGCGTCGGCTCCGGGTCGGCCGCACCCCTGTTCCGGAACCGGCCGAGCCGACGGGGGTACGCGATCATCAGGAGTCCGACGACGACGAAGCCGATTCCCAGCGCGACGTAGCCCTCCCTCATCGTTCGCTTCTTCACCAGATGGTGTCAAAAAACCATACGGAAGTCTGGCGTCCCACCAGTCACGTGGTGGCCCCTGTGGCTACGCCCCCTCGCCGCCAAGCCGCTCGTCGGCGCGGTGTTCGGAGATCACCCGGTCCATCATGCTCTCGGTCTGCTCGCGCCGTCGGTCCGCCGCCCGGTCCTCCCAGTCGTCGATGGCCTCCTCCACCTCGCTCTCGCGGGCGACGGCGAGTTCGTCGATCTCCTGGATCGTCACTGGGTCGGCGGGCGCGACCGGGATCTCGTGGTCGAACAGCACCTCGTCGGCGGCGTCCGAGAGGGTGCCGTTCTTCAGGACGAGCCGTGGTTTCGTCTCCGCCAGCGCCTCCGCGGTCGACGTGCCGGCGCCGCTGGCGTCCCGGAGGTAGACCACGTCGCCGGCGGCGAGGCCGAACTCCTCGTCGGCGCGCTCGATGGCGTCGCGGGTGAACTGCGGGAGGATCTTGACGGCGACCAGATCGCGGTCGGCCGCCACGTCGCTGAAGTTCGAGTGGTCGATCTTCCAGAGCGTCTTCAGGCGCGCGAGCTTGTCGTGGAGCGCCTCGTTCTCGTCGATGGCCTCGTCGCGCTCGTGTTCGAGCCGTTTCGCCCGTCGTTCGAGCCGGTTCACTTCGCGACGCTCTCGGGCCTCCCGGCGCTCGCGCTTGCGGGTGTCGCTGAGCTCCCGCTTGTACTCCAGGATCTCGTGTTCCTTCTCCTCCAGTTCGGCCTCCAGCTCATCGGCGTGTTCCTTGAGCCGGCCGACCTGCGCTTCGAGGTCGCGGATGCGCCGCTCCTCCTCGCTGAGTTCGCGCTCCTCGTGTTCCTCCTCGTCCTCGTCCTCGCCGTCGTCGTCGGTCAGCTCCCGGATCACCGCCTCGACGGACTCCTCGCCGGAGACGACGCGGGCGATGACCTCCTCGCGGTCGAACTTCGGGGGGACCTTCGCGGCGATCCGTTCGAACTGATCCATGTGGTCGTCGACGGCGTACAGCGCCGCCGCGAGAGCGTCGCGCTCGTGGTCGTTCTCGTAGGGGTGCTCCCGCGTCCGGTGGAGCTTCTCGTCGACCGGGAGGTCCGACTCGGGGACCCAGCCCGCCGCGTCGAAGCTGCGGCGGAACTTCTCGACGGTCTCGGGCATCGGCGTCACGTCGGCGGCGACCAACATCGGCCGGCCGCGCTCGATCAGCCACTCGGTGAGTTCGGCGGTGTCGCCGGTCCGCGAGGAGTAGAGGTCGTGGACGGTGCCGTCGATGCCGACCACGGCGGCGGCCGTCGTCGTCCCCGGGTCGATCCCGACGAGCACGTGGTCGCGGCGCTTGACCAGCGGCTCGAACTCGATGCCGTCGCGGCGCTCGCGCTCGACCTCGATCCGAACGTCGCCGTTCCGGGTCTTCGAGACCGGGATGTCCTCGGGCCGGGCCTCGACGGTGAACACCGCGTTCGAGAGGCCGCCGTACTTCTCGGTGGCCTCTCGCTCGTAGTCGAGGTTGGCGTCGTCGAGGTCGGACTCCACCTCGCGGGCGGCCTTCCGGACGTTGCCGTGGATGCGGCGGGTGAACCGGTCCTCGCTCCACCCGCCGCCCCCGCCCGTGGAGCGGCCCCGCGAGACTTTCACGGTCGTCGTGTCGGAGAACGCGGTGACGCGCTGGCCGACGTTGCCCAGCGCGAGGCGCGCGGCGGCCTCGGCTTCCTTCATCGGCTTCTTGCCGTAGGGAACGCCGTGACGCTTGGCGACCCGCGAGAGCGGTTCGGGGCGGTTCGCCCCGGTCACCTGCACCAGATCGGTGCCTGCGGGGAGGGTTCCCAGAAAGCCCACGAGGGCGTTCTTGTCGGCCGCGAGTTCGTACATGTTGTCGACGGCCAGCCGGGTGGGCTCCTCCTCCTCGATGAGTCGGCGGAGCTTCCGGCGCGAGACGGCGTCGCGTTCGATGGCGCCCTCGCCGTCCTCGCCCTCGTCGGGGCGCAGGATCACGAGCGCGTACGTCGGCGAGTCCCCGCGGATGTCGCCGCTCTGGATGTCGACGCCGAACACCGGCCCGTCGGTGGGGCTCGGGGCGTGCACGCGCATCGATTGGCGCTTGTGAGCTAAATATCCGACGCCGGTTGCGGGTTCGCGTGGTGTCTATCTGGAGGAACACGACCTCCGAGACGGCGTCGGTCGTGCCCTTAGATCGTGCTAAACGGCTACTGATCGGCGGCTTTCTGTGCAGTTCCGTCGGCCGAGCCGTCGGCCAACTGAATCTCCTCGTGGGGCCCCACGGTGCCCTCCCAGCGGGTGAACGTCAGCCGGTCGTCGACCAGCGCCTCCATCCGCGCGGTCGCGTGCTCGGCAGTCGTGAGGTGCTCGGCGACGGCGTCGTCGGTGCACTCCTCGGTGGCCAGTGCGATAGCCCCGCTGACGACGTTCAGCGGGCTCTGGAGGTCGTGGGAGACGACGCCCGCCACCTCCTCCAACCGGTCGCGCTCGCGTTCGAGGGCGCGCTCGCGCTCGACCCGGTCCAGCGCCGTCGCGGCGTGGCCGGCGAGAGTCTCCGCGAACTGCACGTCCTGCGGGTCGAACGGCTCGTCGCCGGTCTTCCCGAAGCTGACGACGCCGTGGTCGCCGAGCGGGACGTACATCGTTCGACCGAACGGGGCAGCGTCGTAGGGATCCTTAGCGTCCGCCTCGGGCACGTCGTAGGTGATGGTCTCCCCGGCTCGGAACGCCTGCCCGTGGTGGGTGCCTTCGATCGGAAACGGCGGGCGGTCGTCGATGGCGTCGTCGCTCTGCCCGCCGACGGAAGCCGCTACGAGCGCCTCCCGGTCCGGATCGTAAAAGCGCACTCCGGTCCCGGGGAAGCCGAGCACCTCTTCGGCAGTCTCCACGGTCGCGTCGGCGACGGAATCGCGGTCCCCGGCGCGCATCAGCGCCTCCGTGGCCCCGTGAAGGGCAGTGAGGGTCTGCTCCGTGCGGGCGGCCTGTGTCGCGTCGTGAACGGCTTCGCGGACGCCGTCGACGGCGCCGGTCCCCTTCCGGACGAACGCCGTCGCCTCGGCGGTGGCCTCTGGGGGGATATCGCCGGAGTTCGAACCCGAGACGAGAACGAACGGTACGTTGACGCCGGCCGCCCGGAGGCCCTCGTGGAACTCCCGCCCGGTGAGGCCGGGCATCTGGAAATCACTGATCACGCAGTCCACCGCGCTCCGGTTCGATGCCGCCCACGTGAGCGCCGCTTCCGGATCACCGAACGACTCGATCGCGAGGTCCTCGCGCAGCGCGGCGGCGAGGAGACTCCGGTAGGCGTCGTTGTCGTCGACCAGTAGCACCTGAACGGTCCCGAGCATACGCGAAGCCACCGGGTGACCGCGTAAGAAATCTCGTAATAGTGATATATAGCGCTCGCGTGGGAGGCCGTGACTTACGCGGCGTCCGGGAACGGTATCTCCACCGTCTGGCCGTCCTCGGCGACGAAACACTCGCCGTCGAACGCGGCCGCCGCCTCGCGCTGGTGGCCCCGAGCGTCGCCGGGGTAGCGCGAGGAGATGTGGGTCAGCGCGAGTCGCTTGGCGCCGGCGCGCTCGGCGATCTCGCCGGCCTCGCGGGCCGTCGAGTGCCCGGTCGAGCGGGCGCGGCCGGCCATGTCGTTCTCGAAGGTGGCGTCGTGGATCAGCAGGTCCGGTTCCTCGGCGGCGTCGACGGTCGCGTCGACGGGCCGGGTGTCGCCGGTGTAGACCAGCGAGCGGCCGGGGCGGGGCGGGCCGACGACCCGTTCGGGGTCGATCACGCGGCCGTCCTCCAGTTCGACCGTCTCGCCGGCGTGGAGCTTCCCGTAGGCCGGTCCGGGCGGGATGCCCAGTTCCTCCTCGGCCTTCTCACGCATGAAGCGGCCCTTGCGGTCCTCCTCGATCAGCGCGTAGCCCTGCGAGGTGGTGCGGTGTTCGGTCTCGAAGGCGCGGATCTCGAACTCGTCGCCGTCGATGGCGACGCTGCCGGGCGAGACCTCGTTGATCCGGACCGGGAACGCCGTGTCGTGGCCGCCGGCGCCGATCAGGTCCCGGATCGTCCGCCGGGAGCCGGGCGGGCAGTGGATCGCCAGCGAGTCGGTGCGGTCCTGGAAGTCCCACGTCTGGAGCAGGCCCGGGAGCCCGAGGACGTGGTCACCGTGGAGGTGCGTGAGGAAGACGTGGCGCACGTCGAAGCCGGTGTTGAACCGCATCATCTGGCGCTGGGTGCCCTCGCCGCAGTCGAAGAGGAACCGCTCGCCCTCGCGGTGGACCATCACGGCGCTGGGCGCCCGACGGGTCGTCGGGACGGCGCCGCCGGTACCGAGGAACGTCGTCCGGAGAGTCATGGCCGCAACTGCTCGCGGCGGGGGTTTACGGCTGTCGACTCCGCGGCTGGGGGAGTCGAGCGGCCGACCGAGCGCCTCGTTTCAACGCACATTTGTTTCTTGTGCCTAATTTACCCATGAACGTTATCCGTCTCCCCCGAGAACGTCGAGGAACGCATGGAACGAAAGGCGATAGTCACGGCGCTCGTGGTCGCGATGGTCGCGATCGCCGGCTGTGGGGGATCGGTGTCGCCGGGCGGCGACGACGCCGGCGAGGGGACGGTGAACATGTACATCAGCGATCAGCCGAGCGCGATCGACGACTTCGAGCACCTCAACGTGACGGTGACCTCGATCGCGGCCCACCGCGTCGACGACAACGGCACGGAGGGCAACGAGTCCGGCTGGGTCGAACAGGACATCGACAACGTCACCGTCGACCTGACGGAGCTACAGGGGGCAAACGCCAGCGAACTCGGCGCCATCCCGGCACCGAACGGCACCTACGACAAGACGTTCATCCACGTCGACGACGACATCGAGGGCGTCCTCACCGACGGCTCGACGACGGACGTGATGCTGCCGAGCAGCAAGCTCCACATCAACGAGAACTTCACCGTCGGTAACGGCGAGGAGATCGACTTCGTCTTCGACATCACCGTCGTCAAGCGCGGGAACTCGGGCAGCTACAACATCCAGCCGGTCGCCGGCGAGTCCGGGACGGACCAGGAGATCGAGGAGCGACCCGAAGCGCGAGTCGACAACGACGAGGAGGAGTCCGCCGAGAACGGCACGTCGACGCCGACCGAGGCGCCGACGACCGACTCCGGGAACACGACCGACTCCGAGAACGCCGGTAGCCTGAACTTCTACGTCAGCGACCAGCAGAACGCGATCGACGACTTCCGGCACCTCAACGTCACCATCGAGCGCGTCGGCGTCCACCGCGCGAACGCCAGCGAGAACGAGAGCGCGTGGGTCGAACAGGACGTCGACAACGCCACCGTCGATCTGACGGAACTGCAGGGCGCCAACGCGACCAGCCTCGGGACGATGTTCGTCCCCAACGGCAGCTACGACAAGACGTTCGTCTACGTCAACGAGGTCAACGGCACCCTCACCAACGGCGAGAGCACGGACGTGAAGCTGCCCAGCAGCAAGCTCCAACTCAACAGCGAGTTCACCGTCGGCAACGGCGAGGAGATCGACTACGTCTTCGACATCACCGTCGTCAAGCGCGGGAACTCGGGCAGCTACAACATCCAGCCAGTCGCCAGCGAGTCCGGCACGGGCGATCAGGTCGAGATCGAGGAGAAGGACGAGGAGACCGAGGACGAAGAGGAGGAGACTGAAACGGAGACCGAAACTGAGGCACCGGAGAACGAGACCGAGGCCGCCGCGGCACTCGACCTCTCGCTCGACGGCAACGCGACGGCCGGCGAGAACGTCACCGTCACGGTTACCCAGAACGGCAGCGCCGCCGCCAACGCGACGGTCAGCCTCGACGGCGAGGTCGTCGGCGAGACCGGCGAGAACGGAACCGTCGTGGTCGCCGTTCCGGCCGACGCCGAGGAACTCGAACTGGAAGCGGAACTCGACGGCGCGGAGGGTGAGGCAGCCTTCCCCGTCGAGGGCAACGCGAGCACCGACACCGAGGCGTTCGTCGCCCCGGCCTTGGCGGCGCTCTAAGCCGGCCGCGACCCGATTTTCGAACCGGCCGGAACGCCCGACCGCGACCTTCTTACCACCCGCGCGGCTACGTTCCGGTAATGGACGAACCGCTCTGGACCGAGCGCTACGCCCCCGATATCGGGGACCTCCCGCAGGCAGAAACTCGGGAGCGCCTGCGCCGGGCCGTCGACGAGCCGATGAACCTCGTCGTACAGGGCCCCCCGGGGGCGGGCAAGACCGCCGCCGTGCGGGCGCTCGCCCGCGAGGCCCACGAGGACGACGAGAACGACCTCGTGGAGATCAACGTCGCGGACTTCTTCGACCGCACGAAAAAGGAGATCCGGGAGGATCCCCGGTTCGCGCAGTTCCTGGAGGGCCGCAGCCGGATGGCCAAGCGGGACATGATCAACCGCGTGCTCAAGGAGTCCGCGAGCTACGCGCCCGTCTCGGGGGAGTTCAAAACGATCCTGCTGGACAACGCCGAAGCGATCCGTGAGGACTTCCAGCAGGCGCTGCGCCGGGTGATGGAGCAACACCACCGCACCACGCAGTTCGTGATCGCCACGCGCCAGCCCTCGAAGCTGATCGCGCCGATCCGCTCGCGCTGTTTCCCCGTCCCCGTTCGGGCGCCGACGGCCGACGAGATCGAGGGCGTGTTGGCCGATATCCTCGACGCCGAAGCCGTCGAGTACGACGACGACGGGCTGGAGTTCCTCGCGGGCTACGCCGACGGCGACCTCCGGACGGCCGTGTTGAGCGCCCAGACGACCGCCGCCCAACACGACGAGGTGACGATGACGGCGGCCTACGAGGTGCTCGACGGCGTCGGCCACGACGACGAACTCTCGGGGGCGCTCACCGCTGCCACCGAGGGCGACTTCTCGACGGCCCGCTCGACCGTCGACGACCTGCTCGACGAGGGGTACGACGGCGAGGAACTGCTTCAAGAGCTCCTGCGGGTCGCTCGCAGCGACTACTCCGGCGAGAAGCTCGCCCGGCTCCACCAGCTCGCCGGCGAGGCCGACCTCGATCTGACCGAGGGCTCCGACGACAAGATCCACCTCACCCACCTGCTGAGCGCGTGGGCTGCGGGCCACGAGTCGCTCCGGGGTGAGGCCTGAATGGTCCGCGGTATCTCCCCCGGAGCGATCCGATACGGCGTCCCGCCGCTGCTCGCGGGCTTCCTGCTCACCCCCGTCTCGGGCCCGGTCGGCCTCGGCCTCGTGGCGCTGGGGATGGCCGCGGTTCTGTTCCACCGCGACCCCGAGCGCGAGCCGCCCGAATCGGGCTTCGTCACCCCAGCTGACGGCAGCGTCTCGGTGATCCGCGAGGAGGAGGGCCGCATCCGCGTCGGCGTGTTCATGAACGTCACCGACGTGCACGTCAACCGTGCGCCCACGGGGGGCACCGTCGAGTCGGTCACCCACCGCCCCGGCGCGAACAAGCCGGCGTTCTCGAAGGACTCCGACCGGAACGAGCGCGTGGACATCGATTGCGGCGACTACGAGGTGTCGCTGATCGCGGGCTGGTTCGCCCGGCGCATCCACCCCTACGTCGAGGCAGGCGACGACCTCGCTCGCGGGGACAGGATCGGCCACATCAGCTTCGGCAGCCGCGCCGACGTGCTCCTGCCCGAGCGCGTCGAGTACGCCGACATCCGGGTCCGTGAGGGCGAGGACGTGACCGCCGGCGAGACCGTCGTCGCCGCCGACCC
It includes:
- a CDS encoding DUF4382 domain-containing protein; protein product: MERKAIVTALVVAMVAIAGCGGSVSPGGDDAGEGTVNMYISDQPSAIDDFEHLNVTVTSIAAHRVDDNGTEGNESGWVEQDIDNVTVDLTELQGANASELGAIPAPNGTYDKTFIHVDDDIEGVLTDGSTTDVMLPSSKLHINENFTVGNGEEIDFVFDITVVKRGNSGSYNIQPVAGESGTDQEIEERPEARVDNDEEESAENGTSTPTEAPTTDSGNTTDSENAGSLNFYVSDQQNAIDDFRHLNVTIERVGVHRANASENESAWVEQDVDNATVDLTELQGANATSLGTMFVPNGSYDKTFVYVNEVNGTLTNGESTDVKLPSSKLQLNSEFTVGNGEEIDYVFDITVVKRGNSGSYNIQPVASESGTGDQVEIEEKDEETEDEEEETETETETEAPENETEAAAALDLSLDGNATAGENVTVTVTQNGSAAANATVSLDGEVVGETGENGTVVVAVPADAEELELEAELDGAEGEAAFPVEGNASTDTEAFVAPALAAL
- a CDS encoding GAF domain-containing protein — protein: MLGTVQVLLVDDNDAYRSLLAAALREDLAIESFGDPEAALTWAASNRSAVDCVISDFQMPGLTGREFHEGLRAAGVNVPFVLVSGSNSGDIPPEATAEATAFVRKGTGAVDGVREAVHDATQAARTEQTLTALHGATEALMRAGDRDSVADATVETAEEVLGFPGTGVRFYDPDREALVAASVGGQSDDAIDDRPPFPIEGTHHGQAFRAGETITYDVPEADAKDPYDAAPFGRTMYVPLGDHGVVSFGKTGDEPFDPQDVQFAETLAGHAATALDRVERERALERERDRLEEVAGVVSHDLQSPLNVVSGAIALATEECTDDAVAEHLTTAEHATARMEALVDDRLTFTRWEGTVGPHEEIQLADGSADGTAQKAADQ
- the rnz gene encoding ribonuclease Z, with amino-acid sequence MTLRTTFLGTGGAVPTTRRAPSAVMVHREGERFLFDCGEGTQRQMMRFNTGFDVRHVFLTHLHGDHVLGLPGLLQTWDFQDRTDSLAIHCPPGSRRTIRDLIGAGGHDTAFPVRINEVSPGSVAIDGDEFEIRAFETEHRTTSQGYALIEEDRKGRFMREKAEEELGIPPGPAYGKLHAGETVELEDGRVIDPERVVGPPRPGRSLVYTGDTRPVDATVDAAEEPDLLIHDATFENDMAGRARSTGHSTAREAGEIAERAGAKRLALTHISSRYPGDARGHQREAAAAFDGECFVAEDGQTVEIPFPDAA
- a CDS encoding AAA family ATPase, which gives rise to MDEPLWTERYAPDIGDLPQAETRERLRRAVDEPMNLVVQGPPGAGKTAAVRALAREAHEDDENDLVEINVADFFDRTKKEIREDPRFAQFLEGRSRMAKRDMINRVLKESASYAPVSGEFKTILLDNAEAIREDFQQALRRVMEQHHRTTQFVIATRQPSKLIAPIRSRCFPVPVRAPTADEIEGVLADILDAEAVEYDDDGLEFLAGYADGDLRTAVLSAQTTAAQHDEVTMTAAYEVLDGVGHDDELSGALTAATEGDFSTARSTVDDLLDEGYDGEELLQELLRVARSDYSGEKLARLHQLAGEADLDLTEGSDDKIHLTHLLSAWAAGHESLRGEA
- a CDS encoding DUF460 domain-containing protein, which codes for MHAPSPTDGPVFGVDIQSGDIRGDSPTYALVILRPDEGEDGEGAIERDAVSRRKLRRLIEEEEPTRLAVDNMYELAADKNALVGFLGTLPAGTDLVQVTGANRPEPLSRVAKRHGVPYGKKPMKEAEAAARLALGNVGQRVTAFSDTTTVKVSRGRSTGGGGGWSEDRFTRRIHGNVRKAAREVESDLDDANLDYEREATEKYGGLSNAVFTVEARPEDIPVSKTRNGDVRIEVERERRDGIEFEPLVKRRDHVLVGIDPGTTTAAAVVGIDGTVHDLYSSRTGDTAELTEWLIERGRPMLVAADVTPMPETVEKFRRSFDAAGWVPESDLPVDEKLHRTREHPYENDHERDALAAALYAVDDHMDQFERIAAKVPPKFDREEVIARVVSGEESVEAVIRELTDDDGEDEDEEEHEERELSEEERRIRDLEAQVGRLKEHADELEAELEEKEHEILEYKRELSDTRKRERREARERREVNRLERRAKRLEHERDEAIDENEALHDKLARLKTLWKIDHSNFSDVAADRDLVAVKILPQFTRDAIERADEEFGLAAGDVVYLRDASGAGTSTAEALAETKPRLVLKNGTLSDAADEVLFDHEIPVAPADPVTIQEIDELAVARESEVEEAIDDWEDRAADRRREQTESMMDRVISEHRADERLGGEGA